Proteins co-encoded in one Polaromonas vacuolata genomic window:
- the msrA gene encoding peptide-methionine (S)-S-oxide reductase MsrA — MNEMQTITLGGGCFWCTEAVYVKVRGITDVESGYSNGQSAQPSYEAVCTGRTGCNEVVKLTYDPAEISLSEILEIFFVIHDPTSLNRQGNDAGTQYRSGIYYSTDLQKQQIDAFLHIASQDHTFEKSIVTEVFPLADYWPAEEYHQDYFENNPSQGYCAFVVGPKVEKFRKTFASRVKA, encoded by the coding sequence ATGAATGAAATGCAAACCATCACCCTAGGCGGCGGCTGCTTCTGGTGCACCGAGGCGGTTTACGTCAAAGTACGCGGCATCACCGATGTGGAGTCAGGTTACAGCAATGGCCAATCTGCCCAGCCCTCATATGAGGCGGTCTGCACTGGCCGCACTGGCTGCAATGAGGTGGTTAAGCTCACTTACGATCCCGCTGAAATTTCTTTGAGCGAGATACTCGAGATATTTTTCGTCATCCACGACCCCACCAGCCTGAATCGCCAAGGCAACGACGCCGGTACCCAATACCGCAGCGGCATTTACTATTCCACCGATTTGCAAAAACAGCAGATAGATGCTTTTTTGCACATAGCTAGCCAAGACCACACATTTGAGAAATCAATCGTTACCGAAGTATTCCCCTTGGCCGACTACTGGCCGGCAGAGGAATATCACCAAGACTATTTCGAAAACAACCCCAGCCAAGGCTATTGCGCCTTTGTGGTCGGACCCAAGGTCGAGAAGTTTAGAAAAACTTTTGCATCAAGAGTGAAGGCTTAA
- a CDS encoding NAD(P)-dependent oxidoreductase, producing MAKIAYLGCGLLGSAFAEAAAKRGDQVTAWNRSQDKLKALTAFGITPAATPAEAVKGAERVHMVLKDDAVVEEVIAAARAGLLPNAVLLDHSTTLPALTLARAKRLQAEGINYLHCPVFMGPPAARAAKGVIMVAGPKDLFESVQDALAAMTSKLQYLGEQADLAAAHKLFGNAAIIGLVGVMADVLTLAQASGVDGADAMDTLGWLDLNGMVKIRGKNMASGDFNASFELAMARKDVGLMLEAVDGRPMSALPGIAARMDQLIAAGHGALDTSALGLDAAQKKSV from the coding sequence ATGGCAAAAATTGCATATCTCGGTTGTGGACTTTTAGGCAGCGCTTTTGCTGAAGCTGCTGCCAAGCGCGGCGACCAGGTCACGGCCTGGAACCGTTCACAAGACAAACTCAAAGCATTGACCGCGTTTGGCATCACGCCAGCCGCCACACCGGCTGAGGCCGTCAAGGGTGCAGAGCGGGTGCACATGGTATTAAAAGACGATGCAGTGGTTGAAGAAGTCATTGCAGCAGCCCGCGCAGGTCTGCTACCCAACGCGGTATTGCTTGACCACAGCACTACCCTGCCAGCATTGACTTTGGCGCGGGCAAAACGTCTGCAGGCCGAGGGCATTAATTACCTGCATTGCCCAGTCTTTATGGGCCCACCCGCAGCGCGTGCAGCCAAGGGCGTGATCATGGTTGCAGGACCTAAAGATTTGTTTGAAAGCGTGCAAGATGCGTTGGCCGCAATGACTTCCAAGCTTCAATATCTGGGCGAGCAAGCTGATCTAGCTGCCGCCCACAAATTGTTTGGCAATGCCGCCATCATTGGCTTAGTCGGCGTGATGGCTGATGTGTTGACATTGGCCCAAGCCAGCGGTGTGGACGGCGCTGATGCGATGGACACTTTGGGCTGGTTAGACCTTAATGGCATGGTCAAAATACGCGGAAAAAATATGGCTAGCGGCGACTTCAACGCTAGCTTTGAATTGGCAATGGCACGCAAAGATGTTGGCCTAATGTTGGAAGCAGTTGACGGCCGACCGATGTCAGCATTACCCGGCATTGCAGCACGCATGGACCAATTGATAGCGGCGGGCCACGGCGCACTAGACACTAGCGCGTTGGGTTTGGATGCGGCGCAGAAAAAGTCGGTTTAA
- a CDS encoding amidase, producing the protein MHLSKLIDVNAGSNTITDLGADALSEAIHAKAVSCREVMQAYLDRIARVNPHVNAIINLQDADSLLAQADVRDAQLANGHSMGWMHGMPQAIKDLAMVAGIPMTQGSPLLKNNIPSQDCLMVERMKAAGCIVIGKTNTPEFGLGSHTFNPLFGATRNPYDLGKTAGGSSGGAAVALACRLLPVADGSDFMGSLRNPAAWNNVFGMRPSQGRVPSWPASDAYIAQLSTEGPMGRSVRDIAMLLSIQAGYDTRAPLSLGSDGRQYSAPIAGPAQPWRIGWLGDLDGYLAMEDGILDSCKSGLNRLEGIGCVVDSLPLGTAPAPIWQAWLVWRRALVASRLLPFTQTAEQRALLKPEALWECGQAGELSAAQLLAASAQRTAFYNHMCKLFVRHDFLVLPTAQVWPFEVSQHWPKRIGEREMDSYHRWMEVVIYATFAGLPCINVPVGFNAQGLPMGMQIIGRPRGDMSVLQLAHAYEAVAQDLLARRPAESTFSAQ; encoded by the coding sequence ATGCATTTATCAAAATTAATTGACGTCAACGCTGGCTCAAATACCATCACCGACTTGGGCGCTGATGCGCTGTCCGAGGCCATTCATGCTAAGGCCGTGTCTTGCCGCGAGGTTATGCAGGCTTATCTAGACCGTATCGCGCGGGTCAATCCTCACGTCAATGCCATCATTAATTTACAAGATGCGGATAGCTTGTTAGCACAGGCGGATGTGCGCGACGCGCAGCTCGCCAATGGTCACAGCATGGGCTGGATGCACGGCATGCCGCAGGCCATTAAAGACCTTGCCATGGTCGCCGGCATACCTATGACGCAGGGCTCGCCGCTGCTAAAAAATAATATTCCTAGTCAAGACTGTTTGATGGTCGAGCGCATGAAAGCCGCCGGCTGCATAGTGATTGGTAAGACCAATACGCCCGAGTTTGGACTTGGCTCACACACTTTTAACCCGCTGTTTGGGGCGACCCGCAATCCCTATGATTTAGGAAAAACCGCTGGTGGCAGTAGTGGTGGTGCGGCCGTGGCCTTAGCGTGTCGCCTGTTACCAGTGGCCGATGGCAGTGACTTCATGGGCAGCCTGCGCAATCCTGCGGCTTGGAATAATGTTTTTGGTATGCGGCCTAGTCAGGGCAGGGTGCCGTCTTGGCCGGCGTCAGATGCGTATATTGCCCAGCTATCGACCGAAGGGCCGATGGGACGCAGCGTACGCGACATCGCCATGCTGCTGAGTATTCAGGCCGGTTACGACACCCGCGCGCCGCTGTCCTTAGGCAGTGATGGTCGGCAATACAGCGCGCCTATTGCCGGACCGGCTCAGCCTTGGCGCATCGGTTGGTTGGGTGACCTTGATGGCTATCTGGCTATGGAAGATGGCATTTTAGACAGTTGTAAAAGCGGTTTGAATCGCTTAGAGGGCATTGGCTGTGTGGTGGATAGTTTGCCTTTAGGCACGGCGCCTGCGCCGATTTGGCAAGCCTGGCTGGTGTGGCGGCGCGCACTGGTGGCATCGCGCTTACTGCCGTTTACGCAAACGGCTGAGCAACGCGCTTTGTTAAAACCCGAGGCTTTGTGGGAGTGCGGTCAAGCTGGCGAATTGAGCGCCGCACAGTTGTTAGCGGCCAGCGCCCAACGCACAGCTTTTTACAACCATATGTGCAAGTTGTTTGTACGCCATGACTTTTTGGTTTTACCAACTGCTCAAGTCTGGCCGTTTGAAGTTAGCCAACACTGGCCAAAGCGTATTGGTGAGCGTGAGATGGACAGCTATCACCGCTGGATGGAAGTGGTGATTTACGCGACTTTTGCCGGCCTGCCTTGCATTAATGTGCCGGTAGGCTTTAACGCGCAAGGCTTGCCAATGGGTATGCAAATCATAGGTCGGCCGCGTGGTGATATGTCTGTATTGCAATTAGCCCATGCTTACGAAGCAGTCGCGCAAGACTTGCTGGCGCGCAGGCCAGCGGAGTCTACTTTTTCAGCGCAATAA
- a CDS encoding MFS transporter, whose protein sequence is MSAGASHKGNTGHEDSAEVSAVYAKVTWRLIPFLFLCYIVAYLDRVNVGFAKLTMLSDLNLSEAVYGLGAGIFFVGYFLFEVPSNIILHKVGARRWIARIMITWGVISGCMMFVTSEWSFYILRFLLGIAEAGFFPGIILYITYWFPADRRGKITTLFMTAIPLAGVVGGPLSGWILQSMDGTMGYAGWQWLFVVEAVPSVIMGVLVLVLMTDGISHAKWLNPREKKILQDRIDADGQDKQDHSIKKIFTSLMIWRFALIYFCFVMGLYGIGFWLPSLIKGMGVAGALDIGLLSAIPYAVAVVGMVLVSRSADKHSERRWHVAIPAVLGAIGLILSVLLHGNAVLSMAALSLGTFGILTSLPLFWSLPTAFLRGTAAAAGIALINSLGNLAGFVSPFLIGVIKTRTQSTDAGMYMLAASLVVGALLTLSISAKSIAEKK, encoded by the coding sequence ATGAGTGCTGGCGCTAGCCACAAGGGCAACACAGGCCACGAAGATTCCGCTGAAGTCTCCGCGGTCTACGCCAAAGTTACATGGCGACTAATTCCGTTTCTTTTTCTTTGCTACATCGTCGCCTACCTAGACCGGGTTAACGTTGGTTTCGCCAAACTAACCATGCTCTCAGACCTCAATTTGAGTGAGGCAGTCTACGGTTTAGGCGCGGGTATTTTCTTCGTGGGTTATTTTCTTTTTGAAGTGCCTAGCAACATCATCTTGCATAAGGTTGGCGCGCGCCGCTGGATTGCGCGAATCATGATTACTTGGGGCGTGATCTCGGGTTGCATGATGTTTGTGACCAGTGAATGGTCTTTTTATATATTGCGTTTTTTGCTCGGTATTGCTGAAGCGGGATTTTTCCCCGGCATTATTTTGTATATCACTTACTGGTTTCCCGCTGACCGCCGCGGAAAAATCACCACACTATTTATGACCGCTATTCCGCTGGCCGGTGTGGTGGGTGGACCGTTATCGGGTTGGATTTTGCAGAGTATGGACGGCACCATGGGCTACGCCGGCTGGCAGTGGTTGTTTGTGGTCGAAGCAGTTCCTTCCGTCATCATGGGCGTGCTGGTCTTGGTGTTGATGACCGATGGCATTTCACATGCGAAATGGCTTAACCCGCGTGAAAAGAAAATTTTGCAAGACCGCATTGATGCTGATGGTCAAGACAAGCAAGATCACTCGATTAAGAAAATTTTCACCAGCTTGATGATTTGGCGCTTTGCACTGATTTATTTCTGCTTCGTCATGGGTCTGTATGGGATTGGCTTTTGGTTGCCTAGTTTGATCAAAGGCATGGGTGTTGCTGGCGCGCTGGATATTGGTTTGCTGTCTGCGATTCCCTATGCAGTAGCAGTCGTTGGCATGGTCTTGGTTAGCCGCAGCGCCGACAAGCACAGCGAGCGCCGCTGGCATGTGGCCATCCCGGCTGTGCTGGGCGCTATCGGTTTAATTTTAAGTGTGCTGCTGCACGGCAATGCAGTGCTTTCCATGGCCGCACTAAGTCTGGGCACCTTTGGAATTTTGACCTCGCTGCCATTGTTTTGGAGTTTGCCAACTGCATTCTTGCGCGGTACAGCGGCCGCGGCCGGCATTGCGCTGATTAACTCGCTGGGTAATTTAGCCGGTTTCGTCAGCCCATTTTTGATTGGCGTGATCAAGACCCGTACCCAGAGCACTGACGCTGGCATGTATATGCTGGCGGCTTCCTTAGTCGTGGGTGCTTTGCTGACGCTGAGTATTTCCGCCAAGTCGATAGCTGAGAAAAAGTAA
- a CDS encoding DMT family transporter — protein sequence MSELILTALVVAAGVALSIQAAINGRLGQRVGVLRSSFLTFIVGAVITALLVFFFEPPHAENLLSVPKWQLMGALFGVVYMVSMVAAVPRIGTAAATVTAIVGQLGMSMLIDNFGWLGNPAIALSDSRIAAMVCLSLALVLIYRSNKSAKKAAQ from the coding sequence ATGAGCGAATTAATTCTCACCGCACTAGTGGTTGCTGCCGGCGTGGCACTGAGCATTCAAGCCGCCATCAATGGCCGTCTTGGCCAGCGAGTCGGCGTACTACGCTCTAGCTTTTTAACTTTTATAGTCGGCGCGGTCATCACTGCGCTACTGGTTTTCTTTTTTGAACCACCGCATGCCGAAAATCTGCTGAGCGTGCCGAAATGGCAGTTAATGGGCGCGCTGTTTGGCGTGGTCTACATGGTCTCAATGGTGGCAGCTGTGCCGCGTATTGGCACGGCAGCCGCGACTGTGACCGCAATTGTCGGCCAGCTTGGCATGAGCATGCTGATAGATAATTTTGGCTGGTTGGGCAACCCTGCGATTGCACTGTCGGACAGCCGGATCGCCGCCATGGTTTGTCTGAGCTTGGCATTGGTACTGATTTACCGCAGCAATAAAAGTGCAAAAAAAGCCGCTCAATAA
- a CDS encoding DMT family transporter, producing the protein MSLNFLLLPLVIFAGMGLSVEAGLLGPLGNDVGHLWATLSIFGVGSALLGLLLLFFGPKDGPAFKELPRWQLLGGLLGPIYVVVLTVATPYIGIGMTMVAILSGQVGASLLIDHFGWLGTAHKRVGPERLLALALIVAALVLIAGGAQ; encoded by the coding sequence GTGAGTTTGAATTTTTTACTTTTACCCTTGGTAATATTTGCCGGTATGGGCTTGTCGGTCGAGGCCGGTTTACTCGGCCCGCTTGGCAACGACGTTGGTCACCTCTGGGCGACGCTGAGCATCTTCGGCGTAGGTAGCGCCTTACTCGGTTTGCTGCTGCTGTTTTTTGGACCCAAAGACGGGCCAGCTTTTAAAGAGTTACCGCGCTGGCAACTATTAGGTGGCCTGCTCGGCCCTATTTATGTGGTGGTACTGACAGTGGCCACACCCTATATCGGCATTGGTATGACCATGGTTGCCATACTCTCGGGCCAAGTCGGCGCGAGTTTGTTGATTGACCACTTCGGCTGGCTAGGCACGGCACATAAGCGGGTCGGGCCTGAGCGCTTGCTGGCGCTGGCACTCATCGTCGCCGCATTGGTGTTAATTGCAGGCGGTGCGCAATGA
- a CDS encoding LysR family transcriptional regulator, whose protein sequence is MDKFNDLSIKTLRLFVAVLNHGSFSEVARQEGISPSSISRQIQQMEAALGQQLFYRHTRAVNATEAGRLLGFHARKVLAQLAEAGLALQEQANQPSGQIRINAPLAFGQLHIAPHLAELCQLYPQLSIDLQQTDSFVDPLLAAEDLLFRIGVLNDSGMQGRILAAQNYRLAASPTYLAKAGVPLTPEQLQQHQCLIFKGDHGPQRWFFRYPGQDWTAHALRGPLQGNNAKTLTQAALDGMGLVMFPTWLIAQALRDGSLVTVLPDYAVSNSLEQQQIAALYPGGRHLSLKVRAVIDFFVAKYGSPAYWDVGGF, encoded by the coding sequence TTGGATAAATTTAATGACTTGAGCATCAAGACTTTGCGCTTGTTTGTGGCGGTCTTGAACCACGGCAGCTTTTCTGAGGTGGCACGTCAAGAGGGTATTTCTCCGTCCTCCATCTCACGTCAAATTCAGCAGATGGAGGCGGCCTTGGGTCAGCAGCTTTTTTACCGGCATACGCGCGCGGTCAATGCCACTGAGGCGGGTCGCTTGCTGGGCTTTCACGCGCGCAAAGTGTTGGCGCAACTGGCTGAGGCGGGGCTGGCCTTGCAAGAGCAGGCTAATCAGCCCAGCGGTCAGATACGTATCAATGCGCCGCTGGCTTTTGGACAACTCCATATCGCGCCGCATCTGGCTGAACTGTGCCAGCTCTATCCGCAATTGAGCATAGATTTGCAGCAGACCGACAGCTTCGTAGACCCATTGCTGGCGGCAGAAGATTTGTTGTTTCGAATTGGCGTGCTCAATGATTCGGGCATGCAGGGCCGAATCTTAGCGGCACAAAACTATAGGCTCGCGGCCAGCCCGACCTATCTCGCTAAGGCTGGCGTGCCGCTAACACCGGAACAATTACAGCAGCATCAATGCTTAATTTTTAAGGGCGACCATGGACCGCAGCGTTGGTTTTTTCGCTATCCCGGTCAAGACTGGACGGCGCACGCGTTGCGCGGACCGTTGCAAGGCAATAACGCAAAAACCCTTACCCAAGCAGCGTTAGACGGCATGGGCTTGGTGATGTTTCCAACTTGGTTGATCGCTCAAGCTTTGCGTGATGGCTCTCTGGTGACGGTGCTGCCAGACTACGCGGTATCCAACAGCCTAGAGCAGCAACAAATCGCAGCGCTTTATCCCGGTGGGCGTCATCTCTCGCTCAAGGTTAGAGCCGTGATTGACTTTTTTGTCGCTAAATACGGCTCGCCCGCTTACTGGGATGTGGGCGGTTTTTAG
- a CDS encoding 3-keto-5-aminohexanoate cleavage protein, translated as MKKSKKVIITCAVTGAIHTPSMSPYLPITSEEIAAAAIGAAQAGAAIVHLHARKLEDGSPSQDPALFKDFLPQIKAATDVVINITTGGAPTMQVAERLVPVHTYKPEVASLNMGSMNFGLYGMLERFKNFKYDWEIPYLANSDDRVFKNTFKDIAHILESCADNGTRFEIECYDIGHLYTAAHFIERGLIKPPFLIQSVFGLLGGIGPHPEDVAHMKRTADRLFGDDYVWSVLGAGRNQMPIAAQSLAMGGNLRVGLEDSLWDGPGQLAKTNADQVKRAVAMIHALSLEVATPDEAREILNLKGRDNVNF; from the coding sequence GTGAAGAAATCTAAAAAAGTCATTATTACTTGCGCAGTAACCGGTGCCATACATACGCCGTCAATGTCGCCCTACCTGCCCATTACCAGTGAAGAAATCGCCGCCGCGGCGATTGGTGCGGCCCAAGCCGGTGCCGCCATTGTGCATTTACATGCACGCAAACTAGAAGACGGCTCACCCTCACAAGACCCGGCGTTATTCAAAGACTTTTTGCCGCAGATAAAAGCCGCCACCGATGTAGTCATCAACATCACCACAGGCGGCGCACCGACTATGCAGGTTGCTGAACGCTTGGTGCCTGTGCATACCTACAAGCCAGAAGTTGCATCACTCAACATGGGTTCTATGAACTTCGGTTTGTACGGCATGTTGGAGCGGTTTAAAAACTTCAAATACGATTGGGAAATTCCCTATTTGGCCAACAGCGATGACAGAGTATTTAAAAATACTTTCAAAGACATCGCGCATATTTTGGAGAGCTGCGCTGACAACGGCACGCGCTTTGAAATCGAATGCTACGACATAGGTCACCTCTACACCGCCGCCCACTTCATTGAACGCGGCTTGATCAAGCCGCCGTTTTTAATTCAATCGGTGTTTGGATTGCTGGGCGGGATTGGCCCTCATCCCGAGGACGTAGCCCACATGAAGCGCACGGCGGACCGGCTGTTTGGTGACGATTACGTTTGGTCAGTGCTGGGCGCAGGTCGCAACCAAATGCCTATCGCTGCGCAGTCGCTGGCCATGGGCGGCAATCTGCGGGTTGGGCTGGAAGATTCGCTCTGGGACGGCCCGGGACAATTGGCAAAAACCAATGCCGATCAAGTCAAGCGCGCCGTCGCCATGATTCATGCGTTAAGCCTGGAAGTCGCTACGCCGGATGAGGCGCGTGAGATTTTGAACCTCAAGGGCCGCGACAACGTGAATTTTTAA
- a CDS encoding 3-hydroxyacyl-CoA dehydrogenase: MNEKIAIIGAGLIGRAWAIVFARAGCEVGLYDAAPQALLDCQALLLENISDLAEHGLIEEAPASVLARIRIASSLAEAVQGAALVQENIRETIEAKREIFAALDALCGPETILASSTSWLMASEFSADLAGKGRILVGHPVNPPYLVPLVEIAPAPWTSEAAVQRAHDLYSRAGQTPVLLKKEITGFLLNRIQGAVLNEALNLYAEGYASAADLDKVMKDGLGLRWAFMGPFETIDLNAPGGVIDYAQRYGPTYKNVAKAQLPNEWENAVLLKLEAERRSELSAAELAERTRWRDNRLMALVAHKRNQTN; encoded by the coding sequence ATGAACGAAAAAATTGCCATCATTGGCGCCGGCTTAATCGGCCGTGCTTGGGCGATTGTGTTTGCACGCGCGGGCTGCGAGGTAGGGCTTTACGACGCCGCACCACAAGCGCTGCTTGACTGCCAAGCATTGCTGCTAGAGAACATCAGCGACTTAGCCGAACACGGCTTAATTGAAGAAGCGCCGGCTAGTGTGTTGGCGCGTATTCGCATCGCAAGCAGTTTGGCTGAAGCGGTTCAAGGCGCTGCGCTGGTGCAAGAAAACATACGCGAAACGATTGAAGCTAAGCGCGAAATATTTGCTGCGCTTGATGCGCTTTGTGGGCCGGAGACGATTTTGGCTAGCTCAACCTCATGGTTAATGGCGTCAGAGTTTTCTGCCGATTTAGCCGGAAAGGGCCGCATCTTAGTGGGCCATCCGGTCAACCCGCCCTACCTCGTGCCTTTGGTTGAAATTGCGCCAGCGCCTTGGACTTCAGAGGCGGCTGTGCAGCGAGCCCACGACCTCTACAGCCGAGCGGGCCAAACACCGGTACTGCTGAAAAAAGAGATCACCGGCTTTTTGCTCAACCGCATTCAAGGCGCGGTGCTTAACGAGGCACTCAATTTATATGCCGAGGGTTACGCCTCAGCAGCCGATCTGGACAAGGTCATGAAAGACGGTCTGGGTCTGCGTTGGGCTTTTATGGGGCCGTTTGAAACCATTGATTTAAATGCGCCCGGCGGCGTGATTGACTATGCCCAGCGTTATGGGCCGACCTATAAAAATGTCGCCAAAGCGCAGTTGCCAAACGAATGGGAAAACGCAGTGCTGCTAAAGCTTGAAGCTGAACGGCGCTCAGAGTTATCAGCCGCCGAATTGGCGGAACGCACGCGCTGGCGCGACAACCGGCTAATGGCTTTGGTGGCGCACAAACGCAATCAGACAAACTAA
- a CDS encoding IS30 family transposase: protein MIYTHLTRDERYQIAILVKANFNQSEIAKMMDRDKSSISRELRRNRGLRGYRPKQANDKAQERRLACANSPRVADSTWAVVEEKLAEAWSPEQISGHLEARCQPGVSYESIYQYIYADKRAGGSLHKTLRCQKTRKKRSSGRERRGTISRQVSIELRPAIVLERARFGDWEADLVIGAGQKQALVTINERVSRYSIIFHVPFKTAQAVGDALITLLKPFAHCVHTLTTDNGKEFSQHERIASALSADFFFAHPYASWERGANENMNGLIRQFFPKGMRFNCITDDDIALAMHRLNHRPRKCLGYRTPHQVFMEQLESYQHTVALQA from the coding sequence ATGATTTACACACACCTCACCCGTGACGAACGTTACCAGATTGCAATCCTCGTCAAAGCAAACTTCAATCAAAGTGAAATTGCAAAAATGATGGACCGTGATAAATCGAGCATCAGCCGTGAGTTGCGTCGTAACCGCGGTCTACGAGGCTATCGCCCTAAGCAGGCAAATGACAAAGCCCAAGAACGTAGACTTGCCTGCGCCAACAGTCCTAGAGTTGCTGACTCGACATGGGCTGTAGTGGAGGAAAAGTTGGCTGAGGCTTGGAGCCCCGAACAAATCAGCGGCCACCTCGAAGCTCGATGCCAACCCGGTGTTAGCTATGAGAGCATTTACCAGTACATCTACGCTGACAAACGCGCGGGCGGCAGCTTGCATAAAACACTGCGTTGCCAGAAGACGCGAAAAAAACGCAGCAGCGGCCGTGAACGGCGCGGCACCATCTCTCGCCAGGTCTCAATAGAACTGCGACCCGCCATCGTGCTTGAGCGTGCGCGCTTTGGCGACTGGGAGGCTGATCTGGTGATTGGTGCCGGGCAGAAGCAAGCCCTAGTGACGATTAACGAGCGTGTCTCTCGGTATTCAATAATTTTCCACGTGCCATTCAAAACAGCGCAAGCCGTAGGGGACGCGTTAATCACTTTACTTAAACCATTCGCTCATTGCGTGCACACACTCACGACAGATAACGGCAAGGAATTTTCTCAGCATGAACGAATAGCTTCTGCGCTGAGTGCAGATTTCTTTTTCGCCCATCCATACGCCTCGTGGGAGCGTGGGGCAAACGAGAATATGAACGGTTTGATTCGCCAGTTTTTCCCAAAGGGGATGCGCTTTAATTGCATCACCGACGATGACATTGCTTTAGCGATGCACAGGCTCAATCATCGTCCTAGAAAATGTTTAGGGTATCGAACGCCGCATCAGGTTTTTATGGAACAGTTAGAGTCCTATCAGCATACGGTTGCACTTCAAGCTTGA
- a CDS encoding YgjP-like metallopeptidase domain-containing protein yields MKYLSAYPQNLQTQVQQLQDQGKLGAMLLKKYPQAHGVRTDKALYDYVMTLKNEFLRSSEPLSKIAYDNRLQVIAHALGTHTTISRVQGNKLKAKREIRVASLFKEAPLEFLKMITVHELAHIKEKGHDKNFYKLCTYMEPEYHQYEFDLRVYLTHMDVSGKLAWAGLTAAPDAVNTTNAAPS; encoded by the coding sequence ATGAAATACCTCAGCGCCTACCCCCAAAACCTACAGACTCAAGTCCAGCAATTGCAAGACCAAGGCAAGCTGGGCGCGATGCTGCTTAAAAAATATCCGCAAGCCCACGGCGTGCGTACCGACAAAGCTTTGTACGACTACGTGATGACGCTAAAAAACGAATTTTTGCGTAGCTCTGAGCCGCTCTCCAAAATTGCCTACGACAACCGCTTGCAAGTCATCGCCCATGCATTGGGCACCCACACCACCATCTCCAGAGTGCAAGGCAACAAACTAAAAGCCAAACGTGAAATACGCGTGGCTTCGCTGTTTAAAGAAGCACCGCTAGAATTTTTAAAAATGATTACCGTGCACGAGTTAGCCCATATTAAAGAAAAGGGCCACGATAAAAACTTCTACAAACTCTGCACCTATATGGAGCCCGAGTACCACCAATACGAGTTTGATTTACGGGTCTACCTCACACATATGGATGTCTCAGGCAAGCTGGCCTGGGCGGGTTTAACAGCTGCGCCAGACGCAGTAAATACAACGAATGCAGCGCCAAGCTGA
- a CDS encoding helix-turn-helix transcriptional regulator, translating to MDYTFTLKYLLSENDCNYDDLLERLGAAGCDDALVGVGQPGRIALEFTRDAKSAQAALLSALKDVKQAIPTSKLIETAPDFVGLTDVAEFVGLSRQNMRKLMLKHANNFPMPVHEGSASVWHLADVLNWLKARGNYKLEQKILDVALVAKQINIAKEALQLAPKIQLAVQALVV from the coding sequence ATGGACTATACATTTACCCTCAAATACCTACTTTCTGAAAACGATTGCAACTACGACGATCTGCTTGAACGATTGGGTGCTGCCGGCTGTGACGATGCTTTGGTGGGTGTCGGCCAGCCAGGCCGGATTGCGCTGGAATTCACCCGTGATGCGAAGAGTGCGCAAGCAGCACTTTTGAGTGCGCTCAAAGATGTCAAGCAAGCTATTCCCACGTCTAAGCTGATTGAAACAGCACCTGATTTTGTTGGGCTTACAGATGTGGCGGAGTTTGTCGGGTTAAGTCGGCAAAATATGCGCAAGCTAATGCTTAAACATGCCAACAATTTTCCCATGCCAGTTCATGAAGGTAGTGCTTCTGTTTGGCATTTGGCAGATGTGCTGAACTGGTTAAAAGCCAGAGGCAATTACAAACTAGAACAAAAAATTCTTGATGTAGCCTTAGTCGCCAAACAAATTAATATCGCCAAAGAAGCGTTGCAACTCGCACCCAAAATTCAACTTGCGGTGCAAGCGCTAGTCGTCTAA